The following coding sequences lie in one Rutidosis leptorrhynchoides isolate AG116_Rl617_1_P2 chromosome 6, CSIRO_AGI_Rlap_v1, whole genome shotgun sequence genomic window:
- the LOC139854583 gene encoding F-box/kelch-repeat protein At3g23880-like, producing the protein MGVALETQRNHRKHPKKLIVEILTRLPVESLLRCKSVCKSWCSIISDPLFVKSHLKLSSNRNNYANHRIIFRNVSRINVKTCNLYNVLYDKPINAIELDYPLKHLQKSVSIVGSCNGLLCIRVEYDTLFIWNPSTRRSNKLPKCNFEPRSNWFMSYGFRYDRLTDDYKVVGMPCLTVNAVKHYTQVKIYSLKTGNWKNVGDFPHRTLLNDEGKFSNGAIHWAGRRYLGSLHSWTIVSVGLGNESYGEVPQPVHDEGYTNLTLGVLEEKLCVVCDYRGKCADVWVMKVYGEQYSWTKLVSVPYLTDPDRYRYSVPLCVSNDGKVLLKFGSKLVVYGSKNSLLLEIQNFGTCHETFTFVESLVSPDSPSGLGDGSFSFGNKLDFYACAFLDDVLALFCQILYANYVKCGKARGEADNKDAVNTARQIFAPVLYLQTKLGFKIAS; encoded by the exons ATGGGAGTGGCATTGGAGACACAA CGGAATCATCGAAAGCATCCGAAGAAACTCATCGTCGAAATTCTAACGAGACTTCCGGTTGAATCGCTGTTACGATGTAAGTCAGTCTGCAAATCATGGTGTTCTATAATTTCCGATCCTCTTTTCGTCAAATCACATCTTAAATTATCAAGTAACCGCAATAATTACGCTAATCATCGAATAATTTTCAGAAATGTGTCTAGAATAAACGTTAAGACTTGTAACCTTTATAATGTGTTGTATGATAAACCCATCAATGCTATAGAGCTCGATTATCCATTAAAACACCTGCAGAAATCGGTTTCGATAGTCGGTTCTTGTAACGGATTGTTATGTATACGTGTTGAATATGATACATTGTTTATTTGGAACCCTAGTACAAGACGATCGAATAAGTTGCCGAAATGCAATTTTGAACCTCGTTCTAACTGGTTCATGTCGTATGGTTTCAGGTATGATAGGTTGACTGATGATTATAAAGTTGTTGGGATGCCGTGTTTGACTGTAAATGCAGTGAAGCATTATACACAAGTCAAGATATATTCACTAAAAACAGGAAATTGGAAGAATGTTGGTGACTTTCCTCATAGGACTTTATTGAATGATGAAGGGAAGTTTTCGAATGGAG CAATTCATTGGGCTGGGAGGCGTTATCTCGGGTCATTGCATTCGTGGACCATAGTTTCAGTTGGTTTAGGGAACGAGTCGTATGGTGAAGTTCCGCAACCTGTGCATGATGAAGGGTATACAAATTTGACCTTGGGTGTTTTGGAAGAAAAGTTGTGTGTGGTTTGTGATTATCGTGGAAAATGTGCAGATGTATGGGTGATGAAGGTTTACGGTGAGCAATATTCTTGGACTAAATTGGTTTCTGTTCCGTATCTGACTGACCCTGATCGTTATCGGTATTCGGTGCCTTTGTGTGTTTCAAATGATGGAAAAGTTTTGTTGAAATTTGGATCAAAATTGGTTGTGTATGGTTCAAAGAATAGTTTGCTCTTGGAGATTCAGAACTTTGGTACATGTCATGAAACGTTCACTTTTGTTGAGAGTTTGGTTTCACCCGATTCACCTTCAGGCCTCGGAG ATGGTTCTTTTTCTTTTGGTAACAAACTTGACTTTTATGCTTGTGCGTTTCTAGATGATGTTTTAGCTTTGTTTTGTCAAATATTGTATGCAAATTATGTTAAGTGT GGCAAAGCTAGAGGTGAGGCTGATAATAAGGATGCA GTCAATACAGCCCGTCAGATTTTTGCTCCAGTATTGTATTTGCAGACTAAACTTGGTTTTAAG ATAGCCTCTTAG